A genome region from Sphingorhabdus sp. SMR4y includes the following:
- a CDS encoding DUF190 domain-containing protein, protein MPKPQQISLMRIYTDEAAMHGDETVVTTIIARARTYGLRGGTVLKGIMGFSSSSIIHERHAFGIGDNPPVVIEIIDARARLEDFYTQLDDLRGIGLVSLEQVDVLNRAAEQK, encoded by the coding sequence ATGCCAAAGCCGCAACAAATATCTCTCATGCGGATTTATACCGATGAAGCCGCAATGCATGGGGATGAGACGGTTGTTACCACCATTATTGCTCGGGCCAGGACTTATGGTCTTCGCGGAGGCACCGTCCTGAAAGGGATAATGGGGTTCTCTTCGTCTTCCATCATTCATGAACGTCATGCGTTCGGAATCGGCGATAACCCGCCAGTAGTGATCGAAATAATCGATGCCCGGGCACGACTGGAAGATTTCTACACTCAGCTAGACGATCTGCGAGGGATCGGGCTTGTCAGCCTCGAACAGGTCGATGTTCTCAACCGAGCAGCAGAACAGAAATGA
- a CDS encoding heavy metal translocating P-type ATPase: MTDEHRKHSENSDHSHGGSIDSLLGGRAEMVFAGLCGAALLAGWLGPQINLLSASIGFWFLVAAYFFGGYFTILEAFEKIRRRKFEIDFLMIVAAGGAAWLGAWAEGAFLLFLFSIGHALENYAMARARNAISALSDLAPEEAVVRRDGEELRLPVAELVIGDIVIIRSNERLPADGFVVKGVSSVNQAPITGESVPVDKLPVDNAAAAAKAAEKVKSEHRVFAGSINGSGSLEVQVTRLASETTLARVVEMVNDAETRQSPTQSFTNKFERIFVPVVILLAIATGFSWLVIDEPVSDSIYRAMAVLVAASPCALAIATPSAVLSGIARAARGGVLIKGGAPLEMLGKLDSIAFDKTGTLTIGEPELVETAPFGEIGADELIAISAAVEVHSDHPLAQAIVRAAEKRLGTWDLIASDFQSITGKGVSAKINGQNVLIGKAGLFLNDDQDSLPENVTQKVNEMSSRGRSTMIVRRGGEFLGVLGLMDTPRASASEVINKLRSIGITRMMMISGDNQKVADAIALEVGLDKAFGDLMPDDKVEKIAELSDQGGVAMVGDGVNDAPAMANASVGIAMGAAGSDVALETADIALMADDLATLPFAVGLSRSTSGIIRQNLWISLGVVAILIPATLFGLGIGPAVVMHEGSTLVVVINALRLLGYKEN; this comes from the coding sequence ATGACCGATGAGCACCGCAAGCATTCGGAAAATTCGGATCACTCACACGGAGGGTCAATCGACAGTTTGCTTGGTGGTCGTGCAGAAATGGTTTTTGCAGGACTCTGCGGGGCAGCCCTTCTTGCCGGGTGGCTTGGACCACAAATCAATCTCCTGTCTGCGAGTATCGGTTTCTGGTTCTTGGTGGCGGCCTATTTTTTCGGCGGTTATTTTACAATCCTCGAAGCATTTGAAAAGATCAGGCGTCGAAAATTTGAAATAGATTTTCTCATGATCGTTGCCGCCGGCGGAGCGGCGTGGCTCGGTGCATGGGCAGAGGGAGCATTTCTATTATTCCTGTTCAGCATCGGCCATGCACTTGAAAATTATGCAATGGCGCGCGCGCGCAATGCCATATCCGCACTATCTGACCTTGCTCCCGAGGAGGCGGTGGTCCGCAGAGATGGCGAGGAACTGCGTTTGCCGGTGGCTGAACTGGTAATCGGTGATATCGTAATCATCCGTTCCAACGAGCGACTTCCAGCGGACGGCTTTGTTGTCAAAGGGGTGAGCAGCGTCAACCAGGCACCCATAACCGGTGAGAGCGTCCCGGTCGACAAGCTTCCGGTCGACAACGCTGCAGCGGCGGCCAAAGCAGCCGAAAAAGTCAAATCCGAACATAGAGTTTTCGCCGGATCCATAAACGGAAGCGGTAGCCTCGAAGTGCAAGTCACCCGATTGGCGTCGGAAACCACATTGGCCCGGGTTGTCGAAATGGTGAACGATGCGGAGACGCGTCAATCGCCAACGCAGAGCTTCACCAATAAGTTTGAGCGGATTTTTGTGCCGGTTGTCATTCTGCTTGCAATCGCAACTGGGTTTTCTTGGTTGGTGATAGACGAGCCAGTCTCCGATAGCATTTACAGGGCGATGGCAGTCCTCGTTGCCGCCAGCCCCTGTGCGCTGGCTATTGCAACACCCAGCGCTGTTTTAAGCGGTATTGCCCGTGCGGCGCGCGGCGGTGTTCTGATAAAGGGCGGCGCGCCTCTCGAGATGCTGGGCAAGCTTGATTCGATCGCTTTTGATAAAACTGGAACCCTTACGATTGGCGAACCGGAGTTGGTCGAAACAGCGCCTTTCGGAGAAATTGGAGCAGACGAACTTATTGCTATTTCTGCCGCTGTCGAGGTGCATAGTGATCACCCTCTGGCGCAAGCTATCGTGCGGGCTGCAGAAAAGCGTCTCGGAACATGGGATTTGATCGCTTCCGATTTTCAGAGCATAACAGGCAAAGGCGTTTCTGCCAAAATCAATGGCCAAAATGTCTTGATCGGGAAAGCGGGGCTGTTTCTCAACGATGATCAGGATTCGCTTCCTGAAAATGTCACCCAAAAAGTAAACGAAATGTCTTCACGCGGTCGCAGCACCATGATTGTCAGGCGTGGCGGCGAATTTCTTGGTGTTCTTGGCCTTATGGACACGCCCCGCGCTTCAGCGTCCGAAGTGATAAACAAGCTCCGCTCGATCGGAATCACGCGGATGATGATGATTTCGGGCGACAATCAGAAAGTCGCGGACGCAATCGCTCTGGAAGTGGGTCTTGATAAAGCCTTCGGTGATTTGATGCCGGATGACAAGGTCGAGAAAATTGCTGAACTGAGCGATCAGGGCGGAGTCGCGATGGTTGGTGATGGTGTGAACGATGCTCCAGCGATGGCCAATGCAAGCGTCGGAATAGCCATGGGAGCCGCTGGTTCAGATGTCGCGCTTGAAACGGCAGATATCGCGTTGATGGCAGATGATCTGGCAACATTGCCTTTTGCCGTTGGGCTTAGCAGATCAACAAGTGGCATAATCCGTCAAAATCTGTGGATCAGTCTCGGCGTGGTGGCAATATTAATACCGGCTACACTGTTTGGCTTGGGCATTGGCCCCGCTGTCGTGATGCATGAAGGATCGACGCTTGTCGTGGTCATAAATGCCTTACGCCTGCTGGGATATAAAGAAAATTAA
- a CDS encoding phosphatase PAP2 family protein gives MSIRLISFQRGFKLAPSFILTGIFLVFWSEVAKGYFDAIDRTILLAFRSPGNSDILIGPDWLLQVVRTISFLGDSTFLLLVIFAVSFLLIANKAYYNALLLAALSLSGFWAVSLLKDFFGRPRPSIVEYFSDPSSASFPSGHAANSTIVYVLIALALFTVVSGRYGRFSLICCALILAALIGTSRIVLGVHWPSDVLGGWIFGLSWCCLWLVSDARSELWAVSYHSNPR, from the coding sequence ATGAGCATTCGTCTGATAAGCTTTCAGCGCGGTTTCAAATTGGCACCGTCATTTATTCTAACCGGAATTTTCTTGGTATTCTGGTCCGAGGTAGCGAAAGGTTATTTTGATGCGATCGATAGAACCATTTTGCTCGCTTTTCGGTCGCCGGGAAATTCGGATATACTGATAGGCCCGGACTGGCTTCTCCAAGTTGTCCGCACCATCAGCTTTCTGGGAGATTCAACCTTCTTGCTTCTGGTGATATTTGCAGTATCTTTCCTTCTGATCGCCAACAAAGCCTATTACAATGCACTACTATTGGCCGCTTTATCTCTCAGCGGATTTTGGGCAGTATCCTTATTAAAAGATTTTTTCGGCAGACCACGACCTTCGATTGTAGAATATTTTTCTGATCCCAGTTCTGCGAGTTTTCCAAGCGGTCATGCCGCAAACTCGACCATCGTCTACGTCCTTATCGCACTGGCGCTATTTACAGTCGTGTCAGGGCGATATGGGCGGTTTTCCCTGATTTGTTGTGCGCTCATATTGGCGGCCTTGATCGGCACGTCGAGGATTGTCTTGGGCGTCCATTGGCCAAGCGATGTGCTGGGCGGTTGGATTTTTGGACTAAGTTGGTGCTGTTTGTGGCTAGTGAGTGACGCTAGGTCCGAGTTATGGGCCGTCTCATATCACTCGAATCCCAGGTAA
- a CDS encoding efflux RND transporter permease subunit, protein MIARLVEMSVRNRYLTVLFLAAVAAFGIYNLVNLPIDAVPDITNNQVQINTVDPTLSPLDIERLVTYPVETSLAGIPGLQTTRSISRNGFSQVTAIFDDSADVYFARQQVAERLTTVRNSLPATAEPAMGPVSTGLGEVLMWTVSYEPFQKGKTSGGPGWQSDGSYLTPEGERLNDEVSKAAYLRTLQDWVIGPQLRNVQGIAGVDSIGGYAKQFVVTPSAARLSSYGIGFDDLSEALGRVNLSVGANFVERGGEAFLVRADARLKSLEEIENSIIARREGIPVRVRDVASVSNGGDLRTGAATENGEEVVVGTALMLLGENSRAVAAATGDRLAEIVKTMPPNIKLEVVLDRSKLVNATISTVEKNLTEGALLVIVALFLLLGNFRAALITALVIPISFVMMAIGMNRFGVSGNLMSLGALDFGLIVDGSVIIVENFLRRMAGRQHEEGRLLTLGERLEEVIASTREMIRPSLFGQAIILLVFVPLLTFQGVEGKTFSPMAITVMLALISAFILSLTLVPALLALLISGRVSEKEVRMVSWSKSKYEPALRKALKWPGRATLAGLAVFGLSIGIFGFLGSEFMPQLDEQDLSLQSIRIPSTSLDQSVSMQKQIEREISKFPQVRFMYSKTGTAEVASDPMPVNISDAFIILRPKDEWPDPSLSKTELVEQMETKLANLIGQNYEFSQPIEMRFNELIAGVRGDVAVKVFGDDLEQLTATANQLAAVFSGIEGSADVRVEQTEGFPTLDVQFDNSAIAAHGLTVDEVAATVSAALGGAESGLVFQGDRRFDIVVRLPGEVRNDIDAIGALPVILPDNGFGKTSSVPLRSLATLQETEGLNQISRENGQRRVVVQLNVRGRDVGSLVTEAKAKIGRDVTLPSGVFLEWGGQFENLQAAQARINLVVPIVALLIFGLLVMALGNFRMAVAVFVTVPLGIAGGIFSLAVTGLPFSISVAVGFIVLAGVAVLNGLVMMTAIQGRLESGVELVEAIYSGAVERYRSVLMTAIVPSLGFVPMAIATGTGAEVQKPLAIVVIGGLITATILTLFVLPAVTRLMLEREFPDLRPYIKRFTPSLDQFPILQRFRPKPE, encoded by the coding sequence TGCAATATTCGACGATAGCGCAGACGTCTATTTTGCTCGTCAGCAGGTGGCCGAAAGACTGACCACTGTTCGCAACAGCCTGCCAGCCACGGCCGAGCCGGCAATGGGACCGGTATCGACGGGTCTTGGCGAGGTTTTGATGTGGACGGTCAGCTATGAGCCGTTCCAAAAAGGAAAGACTTCGGGCGGTCCTGGCTGGCAATCTGATGGCTCTTATCTGACCCCTGAAGGTGAACGCTTGAACGATGAAGTCTCGAAGGCGGCGTATCTGCGCACGCTCCAGGACTGGGTAATCGGACCACAATTGCGTAACGTTCAGGGCATCGCTGGCGTCGACTCAATTGGCGGTTATGCCAAGCAATTTGTTGTCACACCTTCGGCAGCGCGTCTTTCTTCCTACGGTATCGGATTTGACGATCTTTCCGAAGCACTGGGAAGGGTCAATCTTTCTGTTGGCGCAAACTTTGTGGAACGCGGCGGAGAGGCATTTCTGGTGCGGGCAGACGCACGGCTCAAATCGCTGGAAGAAATTGAAAACTCTATAATCGCGAGACGCGAAGGTATTCCTGTTCGCGTCCGTGACGTTGCATCCGTAAGCAATGGCGGAGATTTGCGAACTGGCGCGGCAACCGAGAACGGTGAAGAGGTTGTTGTCGGAACCGCATTGATGCTGCTTGGCGAAAACAGCCGTGCGGTTGCAGCTGCAACCGGTGATCGGCTTGCGGAAATCGTCAAGACTATGCCGCCTAACATCAAGCTGGAAGTCGTTCTTGACCGTTCAAAACTGGTCAATGCGACTATCAGCACGGTCGAAAAAAACCTGACCGAAGGGGCTTTGCTGGTAATCGTCGCGCTATTTCTCCTACTTGGTAATTTTAGGGCAGCTCTGATTACCGCGCTCGTCATTCCCATTTCATTCGTGATGATGGCCATCGGTATGAATCGATTTGGCGTTTCGGGAAATCTCATGAGTCTGGGCGCTCTGGATTTTGGCTTGATTGTTGATGGCAGCGTTATCATCGTGGAAAATTTTCTGCGCCGGATGGCAGGCCGGCAACATGAAGAAGGACGTCTTTTAACTCTAGGCGAACGACTGGAAGAAGTGATCGCATCAACAAGAGAAATGATCAGGCCTTCGCTATTTGGCCAGGCGATCATTTTGCTGGTTTTCGTGCCATTGCTCACCTTCCAGGGTGTTGAAGGAAAGACCTTCTCGCCGATGGCCATCACCGTAATGCTTGCGCTCATATCGGCGTTTATTCTCTCACTGACCTTGGTCCCGGCATTATTGGCTCTGCTGATAAGCGGCCGTGTTTCTGAAAAAGAGGTTCGGATGGTGAGCTGGAGCAAAAGCAAATACGAACCGGCACTGCGAAAGGCTTTGAAATGGCCGGGCCGGGCTACTTTGGCAGGTCTCGCCGTATTTGGCCTTTCGATCGGCATATTCGGCTTTCTCGGCAGCGAATTCATGCCGCAGCTGGACGAACAGGATTTGTCCCTTCAATCGATACGAATACCGTCCACCTCGCTTGATCAATCTGTTTCAATGCAAAAACAGATCGAGCGGGAGATTTCCAAATTTCCACAAGTCCGTTTCATGTATTCAAAGACCGGAACAGCGGAAGTGGCGAGCGATCCCATGCCAGTCAATATTTCCGATGCATTTATCATTTTGCGTCCGAAAGATGAATGGCCCGACCCATCGCTTTCAAAAACAGAGCTGGTGGAACAGATGGAAACGAAACTAGCCAATCTCATCGGCCAGAATTACGAGTTCAGCCAACCCATCGAAATGCGTTTCAATGAGTTGATTGCAGGCGTGCGGGGTGACGTAGCCGTCAAGGTTTTTGGCGACGATCTGGAACAGCTCACTGCTACGGCCAACCAGCTTGCAGCTGTATTTTCGGGCATCGAAGGTTCCGCTGATGTCCGGGTCGAGCAGACCGAGGGTTTTCCGACATTGGACGTGCAGTTCGATAATTCGGCAATTGCAGCCCATGGTCTCACCGTTGATGAAGTCGCCGCAACCGTCAGCGCTGCATTGGGCGGCGCGGAAAGCGGGCTCGTTTTTCAAGGCGACCGCCGGTTTGATATTGTAGTGCGACTACCTGGCGAAGTGCGAAATGATATCGATGCTATCGGAGCGCTCCCGGTTATTTTGCCAGACAATGGTTTCGGCAAAACGTCGTCAGTTCCCCTGAGATCGCTAGCTACACTGCAAGAAACCGAAGGCCTCAATCAGATAAGCCGGGAAAACGGACAGCGGCGCGTTGTTGTGCAGCTCAATGTCCGGGGCCGCGATGTGGGTTCGCTCGTGACCGAAGCGAAAGCAAAGATCGGGCGCGATGTTACTCTGCCATCCGGGGTATTCCTCGAATGGGGCGGGCAATTCGAAAACCTTCAGGCCGCTCAAGCTAGAATCAATCTTGTTGTTCCCATTGTCGCGCTATTGATTTTCGGTCTGCTGGTGATGGCGCTGGGTAATTTCCGAATGGCTGTGGCAGTTTTCGTGACGGTCCCTCTCGGAATTGCCGGCGGTATATTCTCGCTAGCTGTAACGGGGTTGCCCTTCTCTATCTCGGTCGCTGTCGGCTTCATTGTTTTGGCCGGCGTGGCGGTGCTCAATGGACTTGTAATGATGACCGCGATCCAGGGGCGTCTTGAATCTGGCGTGGAACTTGTCGAGGCCATCTACTCAGGTGCAGTTGAACGCTACAGGTCAGTTCTGATGACAGCCATCGTGCCGTCCTTGGGTTTCGTTCCGATGGCCATTGCGACTGGCACTGGTGCAGAAGTGCAGAAGCCGCTGGCAATCGTAGTTATCGGCGGTTTGATCACCGCAACGATATTGACGCTATTCGTGTTGCCTGCCGTGACGCGGCTAATGCTTGAGCGTGAATTTCCAGATTTGCGACCGTATATCAAGCGATTCACGCCTTCTCTCGACCAGTTTCCAATCCTGCAACGTTTCCGTCCAAAGCCAGAATGA